A segment of the Candidatus Lokiarchaeota archaeon genome:
GGAGCTCCTTTGCTAGTAATTGAGTCTCGTGGTCGTCGCTCAGAAGAAGCACATCTATGCTCATTATTCAGTTTCCACCAACAACTGCCGCAGGTCTGGTATTACTGACGATAATGGTACGAATATTATTGTTATTCAGCTCTAGTACCAAAGAAATAGTAACATGAAACAAAAAATTCACTCTTGAATCGTAAGAATCTCCACCACAATCCACTTATGCAATAAGGATTTCTTCTGGAATATCGTGTAGGTTATGGCGTGCTAATCGAACGTTTTTCTTGGGATGGTGCGATTCGGATTCGTACTCGGGGCGACGCGACTTGTTCGGTAGATTACTGGAACTAATAGAATCAGTCATCTCTTACTGTTTTAGGGAACCATCTCCGGAGTAATTACGAAACGAATTGACCAAGCTCCATCCTCCTCTTCCAAACAATTGATTCCAGCGTTTCGTACTGACAGAATTTGCTCATCCTCATCACCGGTTACCAAGAAACTGGCCAGGCGACTCATATATGGCAAGTGACCAACAAGCATTAGAACGCGATCAGTTTCATCTATGTGTTCACCCCATTTATGTGGATCATCAAGCGGACGTAGTCCCTCAGCCTGTTCAACACCCCCAGAAGGTGTTAGTTCATCTGCTAAGACCTCAGCTGTCTGTTTTGCTCTCGTTTTCCCGCTGTGGAGAATCTGGTCAACTGAAATGTTCAACTGCTGCGCTGCATACTTAGCCATTCGAAAAATGTTATGCCGGCCTTCTTTCGAAAGCGGACGATCTTCATCCTCGTCCTCGGATAGTGCTTCTGCATGTTGAACTAGGTAGACCCTCATTTTCTATACACCATTCTTAGATAAAGGACCGCGACGAATTTGTAGTTGGTCATTTCCGAAATAGAGATGGATGAGAGGGCTGCAACACAGCAAGATTTGAGGCTACTGAAAGGTTTCAAACCCGTGATGACTAGGTTGGATGAGTAAACAGCCATTCTAAGAGGCCAGTACCTTCTTCGTTAGTTTCTGTGTTCCTGTGAAGTGCCATATTTTCAAATAGTTCAGTCCGCCCCTTACCAAAATCTCTTTCAAAGCGAATGAAGCTATTCTGTGAAAGAGTACGGGATTCAATTTCATAGGTGCTACCATCAGACCCATGCACTATCGTAACCGCTCCAAACGGTATTTCCTCCATATCCTCGAGATATTCTGTTTCAAGCTCGATTTCTTCGATGGGAACATGACCATCCTTATTCGAAATTGCCCCGGATGGGAAAAACTCTCCGTCAACGAAATCCCTCCTAAGGCCAATAGAGAAGTCCTTGAATTGGGCATGAAATGCATACCAAGCATCAATATGCCAATTACGATAACCCCAGCTTTTGTCGCGCTCACCATAGCCTTCGAAGTTCATTTCACGCCCATCGGGTAGATGGATATGTCCACGTACTATTCCGGACTGTTCAAAGTGACCTTCCCACGAGGTCCCACTTCCCTTACCAAAATCATAGCAAGAGAAGCGCCCTTCCCAGGAGAGTTCAACAGAAATGCCCCCTCGTTTGTATGACAGAATCCATTCTTT
Coding sequences within it:
- the sixA gene encoding phosphohistidine phosphatase SixA encodes the protein MRVYLVQHAEALSEDEDEDRPLSKEGRHNIFRMAKYAAQQLNISVDQILHSGKTRAKQTAEVLADELTPSGGVEQAEGLRPLDDPHKWGEHIDETDRVLMLVGHLPYMSRLASFLVTGDEDEQILSVRNAGINCLEEEDGAWSIRFVITPEMVP